Proteins found in one Salvelinus alpinus chromosome 11, SLU_Salpinus.1, whole genome shotgun sequence genomic segment:
- the LOC139533547 gene encoding beta-2-microglobulin-like, with amino-acid sequence MKSILSIVVLGLIYSAVESKESPPKVQVYSRNPGNFGDKNTLICHVSGFHPPDISIQLLKNGVEIPDAKQTDLAFEQGWQFHLTKSVGFTPASGEEYTCRVRHLKNLKTYTWEADM; translated from the exons ATGAAGTCGATTCTGTCAATCGTTGTACTTGGGCTCATTTACAGCGCTGTGGAGTCCAAAGAAT CTCCCCCCAAAGTGCAGGTCTACAGCCGTAACCCTGGCAACTTTGGCGATAAGAACACCCTGATCTGTCACGTGAGTGGCTTCCACCCCCCTGACATCAGCATCCAGCTCCTGAAGAACGGTGTGGAGATCCCCGACGCCAAGCAGACAGACCTGGCCTTCGAACAGGGATGGCAGTTCCACCTCACCAAGAGTGTTGGCTTCACACCAGCCAGCGGAGAGGAGTACACCTGCAGAGTCCGCCACCTGAAGAATCTGAAGACCtacacctggg